Sequence from the Phragmites australis chromosome 6, lpPhrAust1.1, whole genome shotgun sequence genome:
CATACAAACTCGTGCAGTGCCGGCAATCTACCGTATACAATACCAGATCAACACTGTTCAAGCTCAAGCATGCATCTCACGATGTCCGGCTCATGCACGCAGCCACTACGCGCCAAGGCACTTGATATTACGCGGAGGCTATGGGCGACTTCATGGCCTCGAACCGGGGCTCCTTGGCCTGGAACTTGGTCCGCACGTACAGGTTCATGTAATCCTCGAACACGAACCTCGGGTACGTctgccggccgccgccgctctcggcgcgctcctcctcggcggcgaGGAGCGCGGGGGCCGGGAAGATGACGGCGTCGCCGCCCGGGTTGTAGAACGACGCAATGGACATGCGGTTCCCGTTGGGGCGCGTCAGGACGCGATGCATCACGCTCTTGTACCGCCCGTTGGTGATCACCTCTAGCTGGTCGCCGATGTTGACGACGATGGCGTGGCGCACGGGCGGCACGTCCACCCACTCCCCGTCCTTGAGCAGCTGGAGTCCGCTCACCTGGTCGTCCTGGAACAGCAGGATGATGCCGCCGGCGTCGGTGTGCGCGCGAAGGCCGTCGACGAGGTCCTGGCGCGGGCACGGCGGGTAGGCGCTCACCTTGGTGCCGAACGTTGGGCCTTTGGATCCCGCGAAGGCCTTCTTCAGGTACCCCTTCTCCAGGCCCAGGTTCTCGCACAGCAGATCCAGCAGTTTCTCCGCCAGCTTCTCTATCTCCGATGCGAATTCCTTCATCACTTGCCTGCAGCGACACGGAAGGCTTTCAAAGGAATATCCCAAGCGCGTCGATTTGTGACTTGCTGGAAAGTGACCCGACTTGTGATAGCTACTGTACTACACAGAATTCTGATGCACACTTGATATATGTGcgtgtttttctttgttttcgaTGGATGATATCTGTGCACGTTGTTGTGCAAATTTTTGACACTGCAGATGAGCCACCGTACTAGTAGTACAGAGCTAGGAAAGACATGTAGGCCCCAACTGCAGCATCTGTCAGGCATCCACTATTAATAACGATTAACCACGGTACATATGACTATTAAAGTAGACGCAATTTTGTTTATGACGAGCCTTGAAACTTAATTCTTTAACAAGAGCAAGTCAAGTCAGTACAACTTTGCTTAGGTGGATCCGAagtgtttggttttttttttcgaatgcCAAAGTGTTTGATTGGGACTAACACAATAGGCGGGCTTCGTCAGCCTTGCTTCGTAGGCTAGCCCCAATCCGTTTGATTTATTTGAGTTCAAactggtatagtaaacttaaacTCCCAACCCTAGAATATTCCAATTAAAGAATTGAAATGATCCCAAAGGTTTTCGAAACTTCTGTCAAAACGTGATGACATGGGCTTAAACTTTTTCTTCAGatggaaacaaaaaataattaacAAAGACTAATTCACCAAATGGATGGTAACTAGCTCACATGCTGATAGAAATGTTAATGACGCGCATGTATGTACGTACCTGTAGTGGTCGTCGAGGTCGGGGAGGTCGGCGGCGTTGGAGACGGGGAGGTGGCGAACAAAGAAGGTGCTCTCCCAGTCGACGTCCTTCACTTCTGCGCCCTTCTCGCCGGCCTCCAGCGTCTGCCGCGCGAACTCCTGGAACTTGTGCTCCCGGCAGTTGGTGTAGTGCGCCTTGGTCAGCCGCTCCACCTCGTCCATCAGCTCGTGCGAGATGCCATGGTTCAGAAGCTGCATGTAACCAGTATAGCGCGCACCGAATTAGTACACTAGCTAGAGTAACCACGCTTCGCTGCTAAACACGAGAAGCGGTGTTCTGATCGAGCGAAGCAACTGAGGTTCGAGAAATCAATTGGTCGATCGGTTGATGGAGAGAAAGAATCTATCTTGATACTTTTTGTTAGCTAAAGACAGAATGCTTTATTTCCTTTTCTGAAACGGCGCTAGAGATAGACTGATGACAAGAGCGTTGCAGAGGTGATAAACAACACACGACTTCTTCCTGTTAGGATCAAATTATTCGCAAGGTACGTTGGTTAATTGTCGATGTGAGTGGCACCTCGAAGAAGCCCCAGTTCTCGCAGGCGTCGCGGATGACCTCCATGGCCGCTCCCTTCTCCTCGCTCTCCAGCTTCTCCATGTTGACCACCGGGAATGAGACTGTGGGTGttgccatctctctctctctctctctctctctctctctctcgctgatGGAGTATGTGTGCACTCAGAGGCGGTGAGTACCTCCTCAATTTATAGGCGCGCGGAACGAAGCTAGGTCTGAGCTAGATTACTAGAATGGCACTGGAACAGTGGAACGTATACATGTTTAGGTCGGCCAAACGGATTAGGAAACAACGTACGTGGTGTGGAAATAAAGAAGTGTGGACGGGCAGCAGCTATGCGCTCATCGGACCACCGTGTGCGCGCCGCAATGGAGCCGTTACCCGATCGACACAACTTCTTGTCAAGATTGCTGCTACTCACGACCTGATGCGCCGTTTCTATCAAATGATACATACAACCCACAACCTGATGCCTGATGGAGAAGTATAATATACTTTTGCATGATAGTGTTGCTAATATTCTGTTACCTAACCTAAGTGTTCAACTCTATAGCGTACGGATCCATCCTAACCCTTACTTTATGGATTGATGATGGGGTCAAGATATTAGGCGTTTGTGGCACGGTGCACCTGGCCCAGAGTGGACTTTCTTATGGACTGCTTCCTCCGTTCAAAAGGTAAACCgtattttgtttcaaaaaaaaatcaaatctcatcGGTATTGATCGATAATTAGTTAACttacatatatttaatatacaaatttaatttaatatatttttatttcaaaGTATTTTTAACACAATGTTGactttataaaaattaataatatattataagagaaattaacggtTAAAATTTACATTTAATAAGGTTTTCAAATCAAATACGCCTTACATTCTTGAAGGTTGAGAGTAATACATAGTATATCGATTGATGAGTGCCGACCAGTTTAGCTGTCAAATTAAAGTCATTGAAAATTCTTCGAAGACAAAACGGCTACTATCCCTGTGCTCCTGTTAGTAAGAGACGAATTAGTACTAACATTGAAGCATGCATCTATGTTGACAGATCTGCTGTGAAGCGCGCACACACGCTGTCTCATGCGTTAACCTACTGAACCCAATCTTGCAGCTGGACCATTGATGTCCAGAGCAAGGTTTCACTTACTGACTGAGGTTTGGTTACTGAGTCCGTTCGGTAATTGAAAATTTgtgattttctcgatttatcgagcggttttctcaaatttttacattatcggtaaccactcggttttgTCACTAACTGCTCGGTTTTCTCggtttatcgagcgattttctcgatttttagtgaaattcaacaaaaaccctaaaaattgactcaatcttgtaaaatcaataactaattcatctgagcttcaaatcaaatgaaacaaattttgttggtttccttgtaacatgatctacatgaaaaaagtatttatactcataaaaaagttgaaaattttctgtgagaaaatgtatttgttaaaccaagttaaatgcatagtttactctttgctaatccaaaaatcatgaaactaattttcttagtcttcttacatgatcctatgtcttctaaaaatacatgaactcatgaattagttattgtaatatgcaggattgtgtaaatatgttacgactagattaattcataagtgacccatcacacctctaaaattagtgaaacccattttattagttttatttatactataatttatgtaggaaaaataatagtagacatgaaaaagtaattacaatgctgtttcttaacatattcactttatgcttgtgaactttgtaaaaagtataaagaaattaataaactctaaatgaagtaaaatcaattttaaagatccgcTTAAAATACATtgtatacaagaaaaatatgtgtttgcatgttaagcttttccttaatatgagttaataactgagccgcacgcttcagctttttttcatttttttcaaacttcttccctataaaatatgatacaaacaacattatttttgaattttttttcacagaaggttttagaattgtgtctagtttgtttaggagtttttttttattttttttcgaatttttttaattcaaatttggttatCGTTCAGTATATGAAACCGGACCGGAGCGATAAGCTCGGTAACCGCAAATTTTGATCGATTATCGTTGATAAATTGGACACTGGTCCAGATTCTCCCATCATCTCTGATCAGCGTGTCCTTTCTACCGGACCCCTCCTTTATTTATCACGGTAGGGGCCGGATTAAAGTCTGTTTGGTAAAGTTATTAGAGTAGTTTTTTAGTTGGAATTATGAGAGCTCTGCTAAACAacagtttttaatttttagtttaCTAAATAAAATTTGTGGGAGTGATTCActgaaatgaattagaagctaGAGAGTTAAAAAATTCAGTTTCCTCTCATTCACTTTCCGTACAGAATTATTTTCTTcgtataatttattttagagaattattagagaatcactttcaatcGCAAAATCATTTCCGTCGGAGAATCATTCTCcgcaaaaaatttaaatcaagaAGAAATCCATCAAACAGGCTCTAAACACAGCTGCGTTTCAGATCTCCAATCCTGCAAGTACTTTCCTGCCTGACCTAATCTTACCTCTTGATCGCGCGAGTGGGCAAGTTTAACCCTGTCGCGCCGATTTCAGGCTCGCAGAAACAGACGCGCCATTGTAGTCGCGGCAAGCAGACAAAAGCACGACAGACGCTTTAGCACTCTGTCCATCTATCTAGCCTGATCAATCGATTGTACCTGCATTTGATTATCGAAAGACCTGAGATGCAAATCAAGCCGGCTTTCGCAAGGCATGTTGCATCGTGTGCTTGCTGGGCAAAACACTCGAGATGCGATCTACTCGCCGGGGACATCAGTCGTGGCCactatatcaaatatagtccTCGTACAAGGTACGTACCGGaatcaatactatatattaaagctcAAGAATGGTAGAGATTCTAGGTAAATCGCTGTAGCTAATGTTTACATAGgttttatgtatatatacatgtatatatatgaatatatatgtatacatatatatacgtatatatgtatatacgtatctatatattttttatataatataatttttttaaaaatttagaaaaataacgaaaggtataatagttatattgataaatcggctaaaataatctaaaatgtatagaaaaatatctaaaactaaaaaaatatgaaacaaattttgttagtttcgtaTTACTGTTTTCTACGTATTAGAATTATGTacatacataaaaataatactttttccctgttaaatattaataaattcataaataaatatttagatgctaaaattggtgaatctaattttttagtgttttttttttatattttgtgaaaaaaaaaacagacgcGACGTAGATGTATTAATCTGCCTAGTATCTTCCAAGCATGCAAGATTGGTCACAGCCTCATCGGCGTCACGCCCTTTCCTGTCTCTCTGGAGTCTTGGCGAATCCACATAACATGCTATAAGCCTATAACAGCGTGGAGGCTTGCGTAGACACGCTCTGTTTCAACATGTTACGGGAACAGATCATGCAGCTCCCACAATTTGAGAAGGCTCCTCTGGCAGCGGCATGCTCTGTTGCAGCGCTGCTGCCCATGGCCCACCGAACGGCGAAGCCCTGTTTCCACCGCGAGCTGCCGTCATGTCAAACCATAAACCGATCGAATCGTCGCCATCTCCTCCGTCACAGAAACAGCGGCTAGCCTCTTGACAACCAGCGGTGCTCCGCCGCGCCAATCACAAGTCTGCCAATCTATCTAGGGAGCTCGTGAAGAGCGACCCCAAGTCCACAAGGACGCAACATGCACGTCGCCCTCTGCCGCGACAATCACCAGGCGACCGGCCCACCCACGGGTGAGCAAGATCGGCTGGCGCGGCATGGCCGCAAGTGGGCGCGCTCGCGTCACCTCCGATTTGCCACCGATCACGATAATGGCGACAATGCGCCAGCCGAGACCGAGATTCGCTCTCACGACGGCCCATCGATCAACTCGTGCAACTAGTCGCGCGCGCCGTTGCGTCGGCGACGGCGTCACGACAAGTTTGCAGAACCTGCATCGGCATTGGGCATTCGGGCTCAGTTTTTGATGGCTTGGGACATGCGTGCCTGGGCGTGCTCGCTGGCCGGCTGCTTTTGGAAAAGCGCCTCGCGCGGCGTCGCAAAGGCGCGCGTGCTCCCACGTACGGCTAGCCGGTCTCCCTCCGGCGAAAGGCCAGAAATGTCAGTGCTAATCGTAACTTTTGAACGTACAAAGGCTAATGTAATTGGCCTTCTATTTAAAGAAAATACGTCATCTACTGcttaaaaaattgtttttagAGTGACACGTAAGAGCAAAACTAGAATTTAATGTGTGGTGGGTAAAACCACCCATACTAACCACGTAAACCGCGGTCGGTCCGCTAGCTGGTTCATTTGATCTTGCCGTACATAGTATATTGCGACATTCGCATGTCAAGATTCGGATCACGGgctgtagatttttttttattttaatcctGTCGATGTAAACAATTGGTTCCTTGTTAGGTCGGCTCATACTAAGTAAAGGTCCACTGATAATAGTTATTATTAAAAACTGTCTCTGGTATAAACATCTAGCAGGGCTGTTGGAATATTTTACGGGATGGTCCAATGATAGTTGTTGTATATATCTAAGGTTTATATCGGAGTAATTTATATAAAGAGTCTACAGGAGCTCGAATGGATTAAATAGTTTGTGATAGAGATGATATATATAGCGAAATGTCCGGAGTTCAGTATGACTTTGAGTGAaattcaatggctagtttctgatggtATACTCACTGATTGTTCGGTaattgtactactgttgtcactggATAATTCGGTGTTAACATTTTTTCTGAAGTTGTTGGGTTAACGAGTAGTTGGCGAGTTTGAAACTATAAATACCTTTCTATTCGGTTATTTGAAGGTGCTTGAGTCCAGAGAAAtacagagacacttgagaagacatacaagTTATCAAAGTGCTAATAGTGATCATCCATGGCAATTAGCAcatagattagggagtgattaatgctattaggtctagagagagtgttgctaggtgatcgctgcctagagagtggggTCAAGGAGTGATCCGAGGTTGTATCGAGCGGTAtgccggcaccttagagtcttagtgactcgttgACATCTTAGACCTTGGTgtctcaagcttgttgaccctccgacttaatGTGAAGCGACAACAAGACATGTGTACGagaacgcggagacccttgctttggtggcccAGACTCCAAAGTGATCGCAGTGGCAAGTGatcagaagagaggttagtggtgaggccttgccttgtggcttgatggctcatccggcttaagaccttgctttggtggctcaagagcagTGACCGGGTACTGATTGGAAgtatatccttagtggagctccaacgtgaactagaggtgacattcatgccatcgatactacgggaCAAAAATTCCTTATATCGAGTTTGCTccctctaccttatttacgtttctgtatttacatatttataatttatcttactagagtaggttataattattttgagcggtagagtagacacactagataaacctagagcgtatttagatagaaattgagataggtctATCTCGTgatgtttttggagctaattggTTTAtgtttctaagtgtcatagttCACCCCTTTTTAGACGGCACCGACTTCTACAGATGCTTCGCTTGAAAATAGAGCACCagaggtaacacctttggaggtAATGCCTCCTTTGTTGCCGTCGACCTCAGATGACCATCATGTGGTTGCCTTGCTTGATTCAGGTACAACCTACAACCTAGATGGATCaaatcttggactaccttcagaatcgagcaGTTCCTAAAGATGTTGCGTTAGTAGAAAGGGTCACACGGTATGCTCGCatatactccctggtagagggattCTATTACCGTCGAGGGAGCAATGACCTTTTACTGAACTGCTTGCATATCTCTTAGGAAGAGAGGAGCACAACGCTCTCTGATATGCATGGAGGCATATGCGGCAGCCACTCTTTGTATCGCACTTTGATCGAAAAAGCGTTTtggtaaggattctattggcacATGGCCCTCCAGAATGCTCGCGAGCTAGTGAAACGGTACGAGTCATGTTAATACCATGGCTGACATACaaacctaccagcccaagcactaCAAACctaaaaggacaatgatgtctcttagagggggtgaatatgtatttttgcaaaaaatcatCTCCTTTTATCATTAGCCTAAATttgcagcggaaaataaacaaacatatttttcataagtgaaaaaTACTAAATAAGCTAGGCTCAAGTTGTGCACAATCACTCTAAATAGGTGTGAATGTCATAATTctagggtgacaaaaattattcaaatctTGCAAAAGATATGCAGGAAAAACTTTagttgaaaatcctaaaaacactATTCACTAGAAGTTCCGGGTTCGATCTAGAACTTCCGGTTTCATTTTGGAACTTCCAAGTTCAGACAGATAGAAAGCTTGAAACTAAGATTAAAGTACGACtaatgagttctagctcaaaccaaatgaagtcgtgtattccaaatgatgattccaagtagatccacgaagaacctacagaCAATatcacacaaacaagtagatcgagtaaATATGCACAAATGAAAagtaagaactcaagaacaaggaaacaagagaggagatacgagatttgtttcccaaagttcgaACACCTCTtttagaggttcctacgtctctgttgaggggctcAGTTATACTTGAGCTGGGTCTCTCTTAACCCTTTTTCTctccaagctcgatcacacttgagcttagcTTCTAcacttgatttcttcccttatgAAGGCGAAATTAAAGACTTTATAAACTTCTcgtggcacaccacaaccttttGTGCTCACCGGCCACTCCTAGCTGCAtaggagcttcaagctccaagagtaacaaacgtaACAATGaacttcaagtgctcaagaatagagtttagctcacttgTACTCCA
This genomic interval carries:
- the LOC133921119 gene encoding 1-aminocyclopropane-1-carboxylate oxidase-like encodes the protein MATPTVSFPVVNMEKLESEEKGAAMEVIRDACENWGFFELLNHGISHELMDEVERLTKAHYTNCREHKFQEFARQTLEAGEKGAEVKDVDWESTFFVRHLPVSNAADLPDLDDHYRQVMKEFASEIEKLAEKLLDLLCENLGLEKGYLKKAFAGSKGPTFGTKVSAYPPCPRQDLVDGLRAHTDAGGIILLFQDDQVSGLQLLKDGEWVDVPPVRHAIVVNIGDQLEVITNGRYKSVMHRVLTRPNGNRMSIASFYNPGGDAVIFPAPALLAAEEERAESGGGRQTYPRFVFEDYMNLYVRTKFQAKEPRFEAMKSPIASA